CCCTGACCACCTCGTTCACCCTGTGGTGTATGCCTCAGGTGTTCTTCTACGGCCTGTATACGGTATTGGGTCAGATCCTGGCCGCCAAAGACCATTTCCTCACGTATGCGTGGAGCTCAACCGGTGCCAACATTATTAGTTGCGCCGGTTTTACTGGTTTTATTCTGCTGTTCAGCAAGGCCAATGAACAGCCCCTCGAATTCTGGACCGCCGACAAGATCGCGCTTACCGCAGGCACCTGGACTTTGGGCGTGGCCTTCCAAGCGCTGATACTCTTCCTGCCACTGGCCCGTATCGGGTTCAAGTACAGACCCAGCTTCGGGCTTGGCGGCTTTGGACTCAGGTCTATGGGTCCCGTGGCGTTAGGCTCTTTGGGCGTGGTGGTCACCAGCGAGATCTGCGGCATTATCCTTACCCGTATCGCCACATCCGCACCGCAGCGCGCCCACGAACTGACGGGTGCCAGCCTGTTCAGCGTGGCAGGCAACGCGACCTATCAGAATGCGTACACACTGTTCATCCTGCCCTATTCGCTCATCGCCGTATCGGTATCCACGGCTATGTTCCCCAAAATCTCCCGTTCTGTCGCAGCTGCGAATCTGGATGAGGCACGGCACGACCTAGTCAACGCACTGAATAATGTGGGCCTGCTCATCATATTTTTCGCCGCCGCCATGATTGTGTTCCCCGAACCGATTATCCGCGCATTGCTTCCGTCCGTCTCGATGGACGAGACCATGCTGATTTCCTACGCGCTTATCGCCCTATCTGTGGGCACTCCTTTGGGATCGGCGTTCCTGCTGATTCAACGTACATTCTATGCCTTTGAGGACGGCCTGCACCCCTTCTTGTCTGCGGTGATGCAGTATGGGTTCACCTCGGTATTCATGATCATCGGCATGATGGTACTTCCTCCTGAGCATTGGGTACTCGGCATCGCCTGCTCGGTGACACTCGGCGGATTACTGGCGTTGCCGCTGACGTTGATGATGTTGCGCCGCAAGTTCGAAGGCAATCTTGGCGGTCGGGAGATCACGAGGACATACGCCAAGGCCATTGTGGCGGCACTGGCTTCCGGAGTTGTGGTCTGGCTGATCAAACGACCGGTAGTCGCACTGTTCGACGCGGATATTCGACCAGTAGGCGGGCACATGAGCTGGTGGTCTGCGCTGGCCATCTGCGTGGTGCTCACCATCGTGCTGACCATAGTATATGTGGCTGTGTTGTGGGTGGTACGCACCCCAGAACTCATCAGCGCCTATCACTCGATACTGGCCCGTCTACACAAGACTCCGGCCAGTGAAGACGTTGCTGTGACAGCCCAGCCGGAAAAAGTCGACGATACGCAAATCAATCCTGAGACGGAGCCCGTCAAGGATAGCCCCGCACGTAGAATATCTAAGACCAGTCTCGAACACCAATCACACGGAGCCGAACGCACTATGAAACCGCAACTCGGAGACACAATTCTCAACCGATACACCTTGGTATCATCGTTGCGTGCGGAGCCTGGCATTCAGGCATGGAAAGCCAACGACCGTGTGCTGGCAAAGGATTGCCAGCTGTTCATCATTACCAATCGCAGCGCTTTCGCCGCAATCGATGAGCTCGCTGGTCGCATCGCCGCCACTCGCCCTGATCGTGTGATTCCCGTACTGAAATACCGTATGGAATCCGACGTACTTCTCATTGTCATGCCGGTGGATAGCGGCCAATGCCTGACTGACTACATGGTGGATACCGCCAAGCCGCTCAGCTACAGCGCCATCCGGTCGATTATCGGAGAATGCGCCAACGTGCTGCGCGAGATCATTGCGGATACTCCCAGCAGCATCGTCATCACAACCGACACCGTTCGAGTGACTACCTCCGGTGTGCAAATTGCCGATGCACCATGTGCCACGATGCTGGCCGATACGTCCGCTACCGATCTGCGTACGGACAGTCCTGAACGGTATGCGATTCGCCAGCTTGCGGCATTACTCTATACCCTGCTGACACGCACGCCAAGCCAAGCGACACCCACATTCAATCTGCGTGCCTTGCCGCAAGACACCCCTGGCGAATTCCGCGTGATTTGCAAGCGTGGATTGGCCTTGAGCGAGCCCGACGAGCATACGTTGCCAATGGCTGCCCTTGTAGAACTCGACGCCTTGTTGGGTAATTGGAAGCCGCTCTCTGAACTGAGCGATGCTGATATTGCTTTGCCGAGCGTGGAAAGCGATTGCTCGATTACCAAGGCGATACTGAAGCCTGCCAACGAGACTGATATCGTGCCTATTCCCAGCACGTTGATTAACAGCAGCAGTCTTCCGGAATTGTCTATTACCCCTTCCCTGCCGGTTCAGCCGGCCGCCGTCCCCGCTCCGCACGTGATGTCACCGGTTCCTCTGACTGATGGGTCCAGTATTGCTGACGGCAACCAGTCTCAGTCTGATGCCCACCGTCTGTTTGACTTCAACCTTTCTGACGCCTGGGAGCACGAGAATCTTTCCGGTGAAGACACCGGTGACTGGTACAGCGAAATGAATCCAGCCCCCATCGGCGGTCCGAGTGATAATACTCGGTTGACAGTGCCTATTGTTACCGGCGGTATTTCCGACGCCACCGTGGGAGAGACAACCAGTCGTATTCCCATGTTCCTCGCCAGCGGCCGTGCTGTGGCTCCTGGTGAGGAATCGCTGCGTGCCTTGGAAGAGGAGCAGGCCCGCATTGCCGAAGTAAGCGCCATTCCTCCGAGCTTCACACCGAAGGATGTGCCGGATGACGAGGATGACAGCAAGCTACCCGATGAACATCTGTTCGGTAAACTGTCGACCAAGGTCGTTGCCATCATTGTGGCTCTGATATTGGTAGTGGCAGCGGCTGTTTGGGCAGTGTATGCGTTCCGATCCTCCGGAGACAATCCTGCCGATGCTTCCAGCAACTCCAGTGAAGGTGACTGGCCTGATATCAATGCTGACGCTGTGCCATTCGGTGGCAGCAAGAACGCGACGAACGGTGGCACCACTGACGATTCTTCAAAGTCAAGTGATGCCACTCAGAGCGAATCCAAGGACTCGGCATCAGACAAGTCCAAGAAGTCCGAGACTGCTGATTCGTCGTCCAAGAAGACCAAGGCCAAAAAGTCCGGCGATAAGGATTCCAGCGCTGCTCCGCAACCGCGCCATGAGAACAACACGGCGTTTACGATTTCCAGCGCCAACTTCCTGTCGAATCCTGGCGGCCAATCCGGGTACGCATACTACATGCACCTTGACCAGCCGCAGGATGCGTACCGCATGGTTATCACCATCCGCACATCCGGTGGTAAGGGCTATATTCGCGCGAATACCACTGGAGACCCCACTCAGGGCAAGCAGGTGGCCGAATTCACCTTTGCTGAAGGTGGCACTACTGAAGTGAAGTTCACCAAAGCCGTCAATACGCAGGATCTGCTGCTGTGGGTGCCATCGGATAGCCTGCCGCAGAGCCAGCTGTACATCGAGAAGGTGGAGGTCTTCTAATCGGCATCTATGCCGATAACTGACCCAAGAAGGGGCGGCACCGTTCGCATACATTCGACGGTGCCGCCCTTTCTTCGCGTCTGGCTGAATGACACGGAATATCGTATGGGGGTGTGACAATGTTTCACGTGAAACATAACGTCATCATTATCGGTTCTGGTCCCGCTGGCTACACGGCCGCCATCTATCTTGGCCGTGCAGGTCTTAATCCTGTTATGGTCACTGGTGCGTTGTCGCCAGGTGGACAGTTGGTCAACACCACTGAGGTGGAGAACTTCCCTGGATTCCCGGAAGGTATTCTTGGCCCGGATCTTATGGATCGCATGAAGGAACAGGCCAAGCGCTTCGGTACAACCTATATCGCAGACGATGTCTCTTCCATCGATGCGTGTGAAAGTGATTCGGTCAAGCCAACCTATCGTATAACGCTCTCCGATGACTCCCAGTTGGAGGCATCGGCGCTTATCATCGCCACAGGGTCGTCATTCCGTAAGCTTGGGGTGCCTGGCGAACAGGAGCTGTCCGGACATGGCGTCTCGTACTGCGCCACCTGCGATGGCTTCTTCTTCAGGAACAAGCCTATCGTGGTCGTAGGCGGTGGCGATTCGGCTTTTGAAGAGGCATTATTCCTGACCCGGTTCGGTTCTTCAGTCACCTTGATTCACCGACGCGATAGCTTCCGTGCCTCGCAGATCATGGTGGACCGAGCCAAAGCCAATCCGACCATCACCCTGCTGACCAACACAGTGGTGACCTCCATTACCGGCACCTCCTCCCCCACACAGAACACCGGTGCACCTATTGCCATTCCTGGCTTGACAATCAAACGACCGGCTGTGGCACCGGCCAGTGTCAGCAGCATTGCCGTACGTAACGTGGTGACCGGAGAAGAAAGCACGCTGGACACCAACGCCGTGTTCGTGGCTATCGGCCATACGCCGGCCACTGATTTTGCGGCCGGTGTTGTGGACCGTGACGATGATGGGTATGTCGTGGTGCAGGGTGCCAGCACGGTGACCAGTGCGCCAGGCATCTTTGCTGCAGGCGATTGCGTGGATCGTACTTATCGTCAGGCGATCAGTGCAGCGGGCATGGGCTGCCGTGCAGCGCTGGATGCGCAGGCCTATCTTACGGACTGATTGCGGCGGACTAATGGCGGCTTGCTGTTCTGTCTGCTGCCTGTGACATAGGAGCAACGTTAGGTCAGTGTTACAGCATGCCGCCCTTGGATAGTACGTACCAGTCAGAGGCATAGAAAGACCCCTCAGGCGACGGAGAATCATGATGTGTGATTGTCCGTCGCCTGAGGGGTTTTCTATTGCGACAGGGGCTACAGCGCGGGCATACGCCCCTGCCAGGAATCACGCAGAGGCTATACGTCTTGTGTTGTACACCGCACTGCACAGCAATAATGCCAGCGACAACACGAATGTTCTTATCGCGTTACACCCATTTGGAATCGGCATCGCCTTGGCTCGGCACCAGCAGCTGCAGGATACGATCCATATCCTCTGGTGACGAGAAGACGATTTCGATGCGACCATGCTTGGTGCTGCCCTTAATCGACACCTTGGTATCGAAATGATTTTCCAAACTCTGCTGGATGGCGGAACCAACCCAAGGATTGGTCTTAGACGTCTTAGGCTTCTTCGGCTGCTCCCCCGACGCAACCTTCATGGCGACGATTTCTTCGGTGCTGCGTACAGAAAGACCTTCCGCAATAATACGAGAAGCCAGCTTGTCCATTTCCTCCGGATCGCTCAGGCCCAATAGCGCACGCGCATGACCGGACGATAGCACACCGGCAGCCACTCTCTTTTGCACAGAGGCCGGCAGGTTCAGCAGTCGTAAGGTATTGGCGATTTGCGGGCGAGACTTGGACACCGACTTGGACAGTTGTGCTTGCGTCAACCCGAACTCTTCGATCATCTGCTGGTAGGCAGCCGCCTCTTCCAGTGGATTCAAGGCCACACGGTGCAAGTTTTCCAGCAACGCATCGCGGAGCATATCAT
The window above is part of the Bifidobacterium longum subsp. infantis ATCC 15697 = JCM 1222 = DSM 20088 genome. Proteins encoded here:
- a CDS encoding murein biosynthesis integral membrane protein MurJ gives rise to the protein MSSTVGRNSLIMATGTAASRVTGQLRTILLAAAIGTTGLAANAYQAGSMIPQSVFTLVSGGIFNAVLVPQIVRTLKEKDAQERLNRLVTLAIGILLAMTVVMAAASPLLARLYVGSDDHQMIALTTSFTLWCMPQVFFYGLYTVLGQILAAKDHFLTYAWSSTGANIISCAGFTGFILLFSKANEQPLEFWTADKIALTAGTWTLGVAFQALILFLPLARIGFKYRPSFGLGGFGLRSMGPVALGSLGVVVTSEICGIILTRIATSAPQRAHELTGASLFSVAGNATYQNAYTLFILPYSLIAVSVSTAMFPKISRSVAAANLDEARHDLVNALNNVGLLIIFFAAAMIVFPEPIIRALLPSVSMDETMLISYALIALSVGTPLGSAFLLIQRTFYAFEDGLHPFLSAVMQYGFTSVFMIIGMMVLPPEHWVLGIACSVTLGGLLALPLTLMMLRRKFEGNLGGREITRTYAKAIVAALASGVVVWLIKRPVVALFDADIRPVGGHMSWWSALAICVVLTIVLTIVYVAVLWVVRTPELISAYHSILARLHKTPASEDVAVTAQPEKVDDTQINPETEPVKDSPARRISKTSLEHQSHGAERTMKPQLGDTILNRYTLVSSLRAEPGIQAWKANDRVLAKDCQLFIITNRSAFAAIDELAGRIAATRPDRVIPVLKYRMESDVLLIVMPVDSGQCLTDYMVDTAKPLSYSAIRSIIGECANVLREIIADTPSSIVITTDTVRVTTSGVQIADAPCATMLADTSATDLRTDSPERYAIRQLAALLYTLLTRTPSQATPTFNLRALPQDTPGEFRVICKRGLALSEPDEHTLPMAALVELDALLGNWKPLSELSDADIALPSVESDCSITKAILKPANETDIVPIPSTLINSSSLPELSITPSLPVQPAAVPAPHVMSPVPLTDGSSIADGNQSQSDAHRLFDFNLSDAWEHENLSGEDTGDWYSEMNPAPIGGPSDNTRLTVPIVTGGISDATVGETTSRIPMFLASGRAVAPGEESLRALEEEQARIAEVSAIPPSFTPKDVPDDEDDSKLPDEHLFGKLSTKVVAIIVALILVVAAAVWAVYAFRSSGDNPADASSNSSEGDWPDINADAVPFGGSKNATNGGTTDDSSKSSDATQSESKDSASDKSKKSETADSSSKKTKAKKSGDKDSSAAPQPRHENNTAFTISSANFLSNPGGQSGYAYYMHLDQPQDAYRMVITIRTSGGKGYIRANTTGDPTQGKQVAEFTFAEGGTTEVKFTKAVNTQDLLLWVPSDSLPQSQLYIEKVEVF
- a CDS encoding NAD(P)/FAD-dependent oxidoreductase, which encodes MFHVKHNVIIIGSGPAGYTAAIYLGRAGLNPVMVTGALSPGGQLVNTTEVENFPGFPEGILGPDLMDRMKEQAKRFGTTYIADDVSSIDACESDSVKPTYRITLSDDSQLEASALIIATGSSFRKLGVPGEQELSGHGVSYCATCDGFFFRNKPIVVVGGGDSAFEEALFLTRFGSSVTLIHRRDSFRASQIMVDRAKANPTITLLTNTVVTSITGTSSPTQNTGAPIAIPGLTIKRPAVAPASVSSIAVRNVVTGEESTLDTNAVFVAIGHTPATDFAAGVVDRDDDGYVVVQGASTVTSAPGIFAAGDCVDRTYRQAISAAGMGCRAALDAQAYLTD